One genomic window of Salvia miltiorrhiza cultivar Shanhuang (shh) chromosome 4, IMPLAD_Smil_shh, whole genome shotgun sequence includes the following:
- the LOC131021076 gene encoding FKBP12-interacting protein of 37 kDa isoform X2, translating into MWFLILKLTLICLFTLKVNLKVEETAPGVATGMILSLRESLKNCQDELSRCQTKLEDAKSEIQQWRSSFQNESFIPQGATPEPRFVVSYLQTLRSSDESLREHLERAKKKEAAFIVTFAKREQEIADLKSALRELRAQLKPPSMQARRLLLDPAIHDEFTRLKNLVEEKDKKVKELQDNIAAVSFTPQSKMGKMLMAKCRTLQEENEEIGNQANEGKIHELAMKLALQKSQNMEVRSQLEGLCKLMEKVTGDVDRSNELVVILQEKLEEKDDEIQQLKLQLQDNGKDKDDGCVEEQTGLAMDENAKDEALPTAEVQTEN; encoded by the exons ATGTGGTTCTTAATATTGAAATTGACTCTGATTTGTTTGTTTACACTTAAGGTTAATCTAAAGGTGGAGGAAACTGCTCCTGGAGTAGCAACTGGGATGATTTTGTCTCTTCGTGAGAG CCTCAAGAACTGTCAAGATGAACTCTCAAGATGCCAG ACGAAGCTTGAAGATGCTAAGTCTGAGATTCAGCAGTGGCGCTCATCTTTCCAGAATGAGTCTTTCATACCCCAAGGCGCAACTCCTG AACCAAGATTTGTGGTCAGCTACCTCCAGACTCTGAGATCCTCTGATGAGTCTCTGAGAGAGCAT CTTGAGAGAGCAAAGAAAAAAGAAGCTGCATTCATTGTGACATTTGCAAAACGGGAGCAGGAGATAGCTGATTTAAAG TCTGCTCTTAGAGAATTGAGAGCTCAGCTTAAACCGCCATCAATGCAG GCGAGGAGATTGTTGCTAGACCCAGCTATCCATGACGAGTTCACAAGATTAAAG AATTTGGTGGAAGAGAAGGACAAGAAAGTTAAAGAGTTGCAAGATAATATAGCTGCTGTCAGTTTCACCCCACAAAGTAAAATGGGGAAGATGTTGATGGCAAAATGTAGGACTCTGCAGGAAGAGAATGAGGAGATTGGTAATCAAGCTAACGAGGGAAAG ATTCATGAGCTGGCAATGAAACTTGCTTTacaaaaatctcaaaatatggAAGTCAGGAGTCAACTTGAAG GACTATGCAAGCTAATGGAGAAAGTGACGGGAGATGTCGACAGATCAAATGAGTTG GTGGTCATCTTGCAAGAGAAACTAGAAGAGAAAGACGACGAGATTCAACAACTGAAGCTTCAGCTGCAGGACAATGGCAAAGACAAAGACGATGGCTGTGTGGAGGAACAGACAGGACTAGCCATGGATGAAAATGCTAAAGATGAGGCGCTGCCTACCGCTGAAGTTCAAACTGAAAACTAG
- the LOC131021076 gene encoding FKBP12-interacting protein of 37 kDa isoform X1 codes for MASRDHIDDEDEFGGDFAGGNAARSSGVKRSFGDLDDDEDDIFGSKKVNLKVEETAPGVATGMILSLRESLKNCQDELSRCQTKLEDAKSEIQQWRSSFQNESFIPQGATPEPRFVVSYLQTLRSSDESLREHLERAKKKEAAFIVTFAKREQEIADLKSALRELRAQLKPPSMQARRLLLDPAIHDEFTRLKNLVEEKDKKVKELQDNIAAVSFTPQSKMGKMLMAKCRTLQEENEEIGNQANEGKIHELAMKLALQKSQNMEVRSQLEGLCKLMEKVTGDVDRSNELVVILQEKLEEKDDEIQQLKLQLQDNGKDKDDGCVEEQTGLAMDENAKDEALPTAEVQTEN; via the exons ATGGCGTCACGTGACCATATCGACGAT GAGGATGAATTTGGGGGCGATTTTGCGGGGGGAAATGCTGCAAGGAGTTCAG GTGTTAAGAGAAGCTTTGGAGATCTCGAcgatgatgaagatgatattTTTGGGTCTAAAAAG GTTAATCTAAAGGTGGAGGAAACTGCTCCTGGAGTAGCAACTGGGATGATTTTGTCTCTTCGTGAGAG CCTCAAGAACTGTCAAGATGAACTCTCAAGATGCCAG ACGAAGCTTGAAGATGCTAAGTCTGAGATTCAGCAGTGGCGCTCATCTTTCCAGAATGAGTCTTTCATACCCCAAGGCGCAACTCCTG AACCAAGATTTGTGGTCAGCTACCTCCAGACTCTGAGATCCTCTGATGAGTCTCTGAGAGAGCAT CTTGAGAGAGCAAAGAAAAAAGAAGCTGCATTCATTGTGACATTTGCAAAACGGGAGCAGGAGATAGCTGATTTAAAG TCTGCTCTTAGAGAATTGAGAGCTCAGCTTAAACCGCCATCAATGCAG GCGAGGAGATTGTTGCTAGACCCAGCTATCCATGACGAGTTCACAAGATTAAAG AATTTGGTGGAAGAGAAGGACAAGAAAGTTAAAGAGTTGCAAGATAATATAGCTGCTGTCAGTTTCACCCCACAAAGTAAAATGGGGAAGATGTTGATGGCAAAATGTAGGACTCTGCAGGAAGAGAATGAGGAGATTGGTAATCAAGCTAACGAGGGAAAG ATTCATGAGCTGGCAATGAAACTTGCTTTacaaaaatctcaaaatatggAAGTCAGGAGTCAACTTGAAG GACTATGCAAGCTAATGGAGAAAGTGACGGGAGATGTCGACAGATCAAATGAGTTG GTGGTCATCTTGCAAGAGAAACTAGAAGAGAAAGACGACGAGATTCAACAACTGAAGCTTCAGCTGCAGGACAATGGCAAAGACAAAGACGATGGCTGTGTGGAGGAACAGACAGGACTAGCCATGGATGAAAATGCTAAAGATGAGGCGCTGCCTACCGCTGAAGTTCAAACTGAAAACTAG